A window of Nicotiana tabacum cultivar K326 chromosome 24, ASM71507v2, whole genome shotgun sequence contains these coding sequences:
- the LOC107777016 gene encoding myb-related protein 306, which yields MGRPPCCDKIGVKKGPWTPEEDIILVSYIQEHGPGNWRAVPTNTGLLRCSKSCRLRWTNYLRPGIKRGNFTEHEEKMIIHLQALLGNRWAAIASYLPQRTDNDIKNYWNTHLQKKLKNDDVNNQKGKSSFQSISKGQWERRLQTDIHTAKQALCDALSLNKKTTDFSPNINPSTSSFPVQSSTNTYASSADNISRLLQNWMKNSPKSSKSISNNSATSQSSFNNLSIGTGSSSSPSVGTMNAPTPEGLDSLFSFNSSYNSDVSQSVSADEVVVFTPENAGIFQVESNKYNLPNFKDENGFSQEGISKQNLETEVPLTLLENWLFDDSNVQTQEELMGIEIGMEWNC from the exons ATGGGAAGGCCACCTTGTTGTGATAAAATTGGTGTGAAAAAAGGACCATGGACACCAGAAGAAGATATCATTCTGGTATCATATATTCAAGAACATGGTCCTGGTAACTGGAGAGCTGTTCCTACTAATACTG GATTGCTTAGATGCAGCAAGAGTTGCAGACTTAGATGGACTAACTATCTGCGTCCAGGCATCAAACGTGGCAACTTTACCGAGCATGAAGAGAAAATGATTATTCACCTCCAAGCCCTTCTTGGCAACAG ATGGGCAGCTATAGCTTCATATCTTCCACAAAGAACAGACAATGACATAAAAAATTATTGGAATACTCATTTGCAAAAGAAGCTTAAGAATGATGATGTGAATAATCAAAAGGGAAAATCATCATTTCAATCAATCTCAAAGGGACAGTGGGAGAGGAGACTTCAAACAGACATCCACACAGCTAAACAAGCTCTTTGTGATGCTCTATCCCTTAACAAAAAAACCACTGATTTCTCACCAAATATTAATCCTAGTACTAGTTCTTTTCCTGTCCAATCTTCTACTAATACCTATGCGTCTAGTGCCGATAACATCTCTCGATTGCTTCAAAATTGGATGAAAAATTCCCCAAAATCATCTAAGAGCATATCTAATAACTCAGCCACTAGTCAGAGTTCTTTCAACAATTTATCAATCGGGACGGGTTCGAGTTCTAGTCCTAGTGTTGGAACCATGAATGCACCAACACCAGAGGGGTTAGACTCACTCTTTAGCTTCAATTCATCCTATAATTCTGATGTTTCTCAGTCCGTGTCGGCTGACGAGGTTGTTGTTTTCACACCTGAGAATGCTGGAATTTTCCAAGTCGAAAGCAATAAATACAATTTGCCAAATTTCAAGGATGAAAATGGTTTTTCCCAAGAGGGAATTAGCAAACAAAATTTGGAGACGGAGGTACCCTTAACTTTGCTGGAAAATTGGCTCTTTGATGATTCTAATGTACAAACACAAGAAGAGCTAATGGGAATTGAAATAGGCATGGAATGGAACTGCTGA